The proteins below are encoded in one region of Trichoplusia ni isolate ovarian cell line Hi5 chromosome 26 unlocalized genomic scaffold, tn1 tig00001002_group25, whole genome shotgun sequence:
- the LOC113506816 gene encoding proline-rich proteoglycan 2-like — protein MIFNDNLHACVCTEGTQSRPRPPAVQTRPPPRSSPRLSAAPSRHNGVAAGSSESESSDDESPIVNNKKKSPRSGRSPRQPPSASSDSEHDARSDKDAPGQRRSLRYSDVTRQFAAGGAASRPPRPTRPGRRARPRVPDAPPAPAAPIRRPPTRPTTSPQETDAIPQTIQSER, from the exons ATGATATTTAATGATAATCTCCATGCGTGTGTGTGTACAGAGGGCACGCAgtcgcgcccgcgcccccccgCGGTCCAGACGCGGCCGCCGCCTCGCTCCAGCCCGCGACTCTCCGCCGCGCCCAGCAGGCACAACG GCGTGGCGGCCGGCTCATCGGAGTCAGAGTCCAGTGACGACGAGTCACCGATtgtgaacaacaaaaaaa AGTCCCCTCGCAGCGGTCGCTCGCCGCGCCAGCCGCCGTCCGCCTCCAGCGACAGCGAACACGACGCGCGCTCAGACAAGG ACGCCCCCGGTCAGCGTCGCTCGCTGCGCTACTCGGACGTGACGCGCCAGTTCGCGGCCGGCGGCGCGGCGTCACGTCCGCCACGTCCGACACGTCCGGGACGCCGCGCCCGGCCGCGCGTCCCGGACGCCCCTCCCGCACCAGCTGCACCTATAAGGAGGCCTCCGACTCGTCCGACGACTTCGCCCCAAGAAACTGACGCGATCCCGCAAACTATACAATCCGAACGCTAA